One stretch of Filifactor alocis ATCC 35896 DNA includes these proteins:
- the pepT gene encoding peptidase T, giving the protein MSGKDVKPMLHKNYDGEDILLPSGVVISKKENPVLQNYIGQTVITTDGTTLLGADDKAGVTVIMEALHHLVTHPEIPHGTICVAFTPDEEIGRGADFFDVQKFGADVAYTIDGGEIGELEYESFNAASAKITVHGKNVHPGTAKDVMVNSILLANELALRFPVQETPQHTEGYEGFYHLNDIQGSVEGTTLRYIIRDFDRQHFEERKQFVQTTVENFAKEKNVTIDLEVKDQYYNMGEIIKDHMELIEIAKKAFLKNEVEPKIQPIRGGTDGSRLSYMGLPTPNIFTGGHNYHGKLELVPLESMEKCKEIVLSIIDEFRTISKVK; this is encoded by the coding sequence ATGAGCGGGAAAGATGTCAAGCCGATGTTACACAAAAACTATGACGGAGAAGATATCCTATTGCCGTCGGGAGTTGTGATTTCCAAGAAAGAAAATCCGGTTTTACAAAATTATATCGGACAAACCGTTATCACAACGGATGGCACGACATTGCTCGGAGCAGATGATAAAGCAGGTGTCACTGTGATTATGGAGGCGTTGCACCACTTGGTAACCCATCCGGAGATTCCTCACGGGACAATTTGTGTAGCCTTTACACCGGATGAAGAGATTGGACGAGGAGCAGATTTTTTTGATGTTCAAAAATTCGGTGCCGATGTTGCTTATACGATAGACGGAGGAGAAATCGGAGAGTTGGAATACGAAAGTTTCAATGCCGCATCTGCAAAGATTACCGTTCATGGCAAAAATGTGCATCCCGGTACTGCAAAAGATGTGATGGTAAACTCTATTTTGCTTGCAAACGAGTTGGCATTGCGTTTTCCTGTTCAAGAAACTCCGCAACATACAGAAGGATATGAAGGATTTTATCACTTAAATGACATTCAAGGAAGTGTGGAAGGCACAACGTTGAGATATATCATTCGTGATTTTGACAGACAACATTTTGAGGAGAGAAAACAGTTTGTTCAAACAACAGTAGAGAACTTCGCAAAAGAAAAAAATGTAACGATTGATTTGGAAGTCAAAGATCAATACTATAACATGGGAGAAATTATCAAAGATCATATGGAGTTGATTGAGATTGCAAAAAAAGCATTCTTAAAAAATGAGGTAGAACCTAAAATTCAACCGATTCGCGGAGGGACAGACGGTTCAAGGCTCTCTTATATGGGACTTCCGACACCGAATATCTTTACCGGAGGACATAATTATCACGGAAAATTAGAGCTTGTTCCGTTGGAATCCATGGAAAAATGTAAGGAGATTGTACTGTCTATTATTGATGAATTCAGAACGATTTCAAAAGTAAAATAA
- the tsaE gene encoding tRNA (adenosine(37)-N6)-threonylcarbamoyltransferase complex ATPase subunit type 1 TsaE, producing MKNRILLKNEDETKLFGEKIGSAITQKLLICLNGDLGAGKTCITKGIAKGLGIMDDITSPTFILVEEYEGRLPLYHFDVYRIDDTEELYFIGFDDYLSKNAVVIIEWSDKIESILPKDRLEIRLDYTEDGMREICLNPVGEAAQTLVETMAKN from the coding sequence ATGAAGAATAGGATATTACTGAAAAATGAAGACGAAACAAAATTGTTCGGAGAGAAGATTGGAAGTGCCATCACACAAAAGCTGTTGATTTGTTTGAACGGCGACCTCGGTGCAGGAAAAACCTGTATCACGAAAGGAATTGCAAAAGGGTTGGGCATTATGGATGATATTACCAGTCCGACCTTCATTTTGGTAGAAGAATATGAGGGGAGACTCCCTCTCTATCACTTCGATGTCTATCGCATTGATGACACCGAAGAACTGTATTTTATCGGATTTGACGATTACCTTTCCAAAAATGCGGTTGTGATTATCGAATGGTCGGACAAAATCGAATCCATCTTGCCAAAAGATAGATTAGAGATTAGACTGGATTATACAGAAGACGGAATGAGGGAAATTTGTTTGAATCCGGTTGGAGAAGCTGCACAAACATTGGTAGAAACCATGGCAAAAAACTAA
- the whiA gene encoding DNA-binding protein WhiA: MSFSTEVKNNLARIIPDTKEEQISELSGMIRVGATLRFVGRGLLSFVITIENPAVCRKIVKIIKQCFRIRVEISVKKNENLKKRFYTISIPEDEKANMILIETGILVKNEEFYSLTSKIPNHMLSIEENRNAYIRGVFLGGGSVGDPAKSYHMEFVTSDDEFAEHFKNMLNEHDLHANVTKRKTNNVVYVKDSSHIALLLALMGDFENTCHMESVKIEKQVRNQINRIVNCETANINKTVNSAGKQIESIRYIQDTVGLSELSEELQQIAKLRLEYPYASLRELGEQLEIPLGRSAVNHRLKKIQQFAEKIKELEEK, translated from the coding sequence ATGTCATTTTCAACAGAGGTAAAAAATAATTTAGCTCGAATTATTCCCGACACGAAAGAAGAACAAATCAGTGAACTTTCCGGAATGATTCGTGTGGGTGCCACGTTGCGTTTTGTCGGAAGGGGATTGTTGTCATTTGTGATTACAATTGAAAACCCCGCTGTTTGTCGCAAAATTGTAAAGATTATCAAACAATGTTTTCGGATTCGGGTAGAGATTAGTGTCAAGAAGAACGAGAACTTGAAAAAGAGATTTTATACGATTTCGATACCTGAGGATGAAAAAGCAAACATGATTCTGATAGAAACGGGAATTTTGGTCAAAAATGAAGAGTTTTATTCTTTAACAAGTAAAATTCCGAATCATATGTTGAGCATAGAAGAAAACAGAAATGCTTATATTCGAGGCGTTTTTTTAGGAGGAGGTTCCGTTGGGGATCCGGCGAAATCTTATCATATGGAATTTGTGACAAGTGATGACGAGTTTGCGGAGCATTTCAAGAATATGTTGAATGAACATGATTTGCATGCCAATGTGACAAAAAGGAAGACGAACAATGTGGTGTATGTGAAAGACAGCAGTCATATCGCTCTGTTGTTGGCACTGATGGGCGATTTTGAAAACACCTGTCATATGGAAAGTGTAAAGATAGAAAAACAAGTCAGAAATCAAATCAATCGAATTGTCAATTGTGAAACGGCGAATATAAATAAGACGGTTAACTCTGCGGGAAAGCAGATTGAGAGTATTCGCTATATTCAAGATACGGTCGGTTTGTCGGAGTTGTCGGAGGAATTGCAGCAGATTGCCAAGTTGCGGTTAGAATATCCCTATGCCAGTTTGAGAGAGTTAGGGGAACAACTCGAAATTCCGCTCGGAAGATCTGCGGTAAATCATCGGTTGAAAAAGATACAGCAATTTGCTGAAAAAATAAAAGAGTTAGAAGAAAAGTAG
- a CDS encoding ABC transporter substrate-binding protein, with product MKKKLSVLLATLLMVGGLTACNNTTSNEVQTPPAAEQATIKIAALKGPTSMGMAKMIHDQKDLETKAYDIEVLNAVDEVIPKVATGEVDIAAVPSNVSSALYNKTEGKIVTLAINTLGVLYVVENGDTVQSVADLKGKTIYSSGKGATPEYALNYILKGNGIDPEKDVTIEYKSEHAECLAALTNDKNGIAVLPQPFVTVAQTKNDALRVALDLTKEWNAVTELRSDIKNGTLITGVIVAQKEFVEQNPELVKTFLEDYKNSIEFTNSNVDEAAAFIGEADIVPEPVAKKAIPECNITYIDGAEMKELLSGYLNVLFEANPKSIGGTLPGEEFYYAQ from the coding sequence ATGAAAAAGAAATTATCGGTATTACTCGCAACTTTGCTTATGGTCGGAGGTTTGACAGCTTGCAACAACACAACTTCAAACGAGGTGCAAACACCGCCTGCAGCGGAACAGGCAACCATTAAAATTGCAGCATTAAAAGGCCCTACTTCTATGGGGATGGCAAAAATGATTCATGACCAAAAAGATTTGGAAACAAAAGCTTACGATATTGAAGTTTTGAATGCAGTCGATGAAGTGATTCCGAAAGTAGCAACAGGAGAGGTTGATATTGCAGCTGTTCCATCCAATGTATCTTCTGCTTTGTATAACAAAACAGAGGGAAAAATCGTGACTCTTGCAATTAACACACTCGGTGTATTGTATGTAGTGGAAAACGGAGATACAGTTCAAAGCGTTGCCGACTTGAAAGGCAAAACAATCTACTCCAGCGGAAAAGGTGCTACTCCGGAATACGCACTGAACTACATCCTAAAAGGAAACGGAATTGATCCGGAAAAAGATGTAACAATAGAATACAAATCCGAACACGCAGAATGTCTTGCAGCGTTAACGAATGACAAAAACGGAATCGCAGTGCTTCCTCAACCTTTTGTAACGGTTGCACAAACAAAGAATGATGCTCTTCGTGTAGCGTTGGATTTGACAAAAGAATGGAATGCCGTAACCGAATTGCGTTCCGACATCAAAAACGGAACTTTGATTACCGGTGTCATCGTAGCACAAAAAGAATTTGTAGAACAAAATCCTGAGTTGGTCAAAACATTCTTAGAAGATTACAAAAACTCAATTGAATTTACCAACAGCAATGTGGATGAAGCTGCCGCTTTTATCGGAGAGGCGGATATTGTACCGGAACCGGTTGCAAAAAAAGCAATTCCTGAGTGCAATATCACTTATATTGATGGTGCGGAAATGAAAGAACTGTTGAGCGGATACTTGAATGTTCTTTTTGAAGCAAATCCTAAATCAATCGGAGGAACATTACCGGGTGAAGAATTCTACTATGCGCAATAA
- a CDS encoding ABC transporter permease gives MRNNKKQTYLVALIFWLIVWELTSRIIGQEILLVSPVSAFQRLFVLSLELDFWKTVLLSSAKISFGFFLGIVLGMILAIVSSLNRTVRILLEPIITTVQATPVVSFIILCLIWLSSKNLSIFISFLMVIPIIYRNVLSGIDNIPKGLLEMATVFRVDKKRLVRIIYVSEVFPYFRSACNISCALAWKSGIAAEVIGIPKYSIGEQLYTSKVYLLTADLFAWTIVILLLSVIFKYLVLAIFDRLVIYLEGGNNGHHDS, from the coding sequence ATGCGCAATAACAAAAAACAAACTTATTTGGTCGCTCTTATCTTTTGGCTGATTGTTTGGGAACTCACAAGTAGAATCATTGGACAGGAGATACTTCTGGTATCTCCTGTTTCTGCTTTTCAAAGACTTTTTGTTCTCAGTTTGGAACTTGATTTTTGGAAAACAGTTCTGTTGTCTTCCGCAAAAATCAGCTTTGGATTTTTCTTAGGAATTGTTTTGGGAATGATACTTGCGATTGTGTCATCCTTAAATCGGACTGTTCGCATCCTACTTGAACCAATCATTACGACTGTACAGGCAACCCCTGTCGTCTCTTTTATCATTTTGTGCTTGATTTGGTTATCTTCCAAGAATCTTTCCATCTTCATTTCTTTTTTGATGGTCATTCCGATTATCTATCGCAATGTGTTGAGCGGAATTGACAACATCCCAAAAGGTCTCTTGGAAATGGCTACTGTATTTCGGGTTGATAAAAAAAGATTGGTTCGTATCATCTATGTTTCTGAAGTGTTTCCGTATTTTCGTTCTGCATGCAATATTTCTTGTGCGCTTGCGTGGAAATCCGGAATTGCAGCGGAAGTAATCGGAATCCCGAAATATTCTATCGGCGAACAGCTCTACACTTCCAAGGTCTATTTGCTGACAGCGGATTTGTTTGCTTGGACCATCGTGATTCTGCTACTCAGCGTTATCTTCAAGTATCTTGTGTTAGCAATTTTTGACAGATTGGTTATTTATTTGGAAGGAGGAAACAATGGACATCACGATTCATAA
- a CDS encoding HPr family phosphocarrier protein, whose amino-acid sequence MLTRQFQIKLDVGLHARPAALFVQTCNRFDSEIILKRDCATVNAKSIIGVMGLGVADGDEIELMIDGSDEAEALETIEQFFEEKMKEK is encoded by the coding sequence ATGTTGACAAGACAGTTTCAGATAAAATTAGATGTGGGATTGCATGCCAGACCGGCAGCGTTGTTTGTCCAAACATGCAATCGTTTTGACTCGGAAATCATCCTAAAGAGAGATTGTGCAACAGTCAATGCAAAATCAATCATCGGTGTGATGGGATTGGGAGTAGCAGACGGAGACGAGATAGAGTTGATGATTGACGGTTCCGATGAAGCAGAAGCATTGGAAACGATAGAACAATTCTTTGAAGAAAAGATGAAAGAGAAATAG
- a CDS encoding NUDIX hydrolase has product MLKEEISSGGVVVFNNAILLLRKFNGDWVLPKGKVEQGETLEQAALREVSEESGVKGQIQQYLGEIHYTYKENWDEDRLVHKTVHWYLMNCKAMNTLPQKEEGFVEAKFIHFNQVLQLARYDDEGAIIKVALEKITGKKIGCHFQQR; this is encoded by the coding sequence TTGTTAAAAGAAGAGATAAGTTCGGGTGGAGTGGTCGTATTTAATAATGCGATTTTACTTCTTAGGAAGTTCAACGGAGACTGGGTCTTGCCGAAAGGAAAAGTGGAGCAAGGAGAGACTTTGGAACAGGCGGCATTGCGTGAAGTTTCGGAAGAAAGCGGAGTAAAAGGGCAGATTCAACAATACTTGGGCGAAATTCACTACACCTACAAAGAAAATTGGGATGAAGACAGACTGGTTCATAAGACAGTGCACTGGTATCTGATGAATTGTAAGGCTATGAACACTTTGCCACAAAAGGAGGAAGGGTTTGTAGAAGCGAAGTTCATTCATTTCAATCAAGTGCTTCAGTTGGCGCGCTATGATGATGAAGGTGCAATTATTAAAGTTGCTTTGGAAAAAATAACGGGGAAAAAAATAGGATGTCATTTTCAACAGAGGTAA
- a CDS encoding gluconeogenesis factor YvcK family protein, whose translation MKNMGKKKIVVLGGGTGQGNLLRGLKQEEGLDLTAIVAVSDDGGGSGTIRTEMKMLPPGDIRNCLISLSNMDPTMEKLMNHRFRYGSLKNQNFGNLFLLALNEIFGDFQIAIDQVSEMIAVKGKVVPATLVEIRLISTLANGNVVIGESAIGPTCLTQQSEIEKIEIIPRNPEANPIAIKKIHEADIIVIGPGSLYTSLIPNLLIPEIRLALKESKVPKIYICNLMTENGETHHLNTYQHVQVLQEIMDCRLDYVLLNNRSISEQAKDNYRKEEKQFLYAQEEDIIKINRLGIQTIRGDFVVETEYGAIMHDSEKVSKIILSILTKGI comes from the coding sequence ATGAAGAATATGGGAAAGAAAAAAATTGTTGTTTTAGGCGGGGGAACAGGACAAGGAAATCTTTTGAGAGGACTAAAACAGGAAGAAGGGTTGGATTTGACGGCTATTGTTGCGGTATCGGATGACGGCGGCGGTTCCGGAACCATTCGAACAGAGATGAAAATGCTTCCGCCGGGAGATATTCGCAATTGCTTGATTTCGCTGTCCAATATGGATCCGACGATGGAGAAGTTGATGAATCACAGGTTTCGATATGGGAGCTTGAAGAATCAAAATTTCGGGAATTTGTTTTTGCTCGCCTTGAATGAAATTTTCGGAGATTTTCAAATTGCCATCGATCAAGTGTCGGAAATGATTGCGGTAAAAGGCAAGGTAGTTCCGGCGACATTGGTAGAGATTCGATTGATTTCTACCTTAGCAAACGGAAATGTTGTGATTGGAGAATCTGCCATAGGACCGACTTGTTTGACACAACAGTCGGAAATTGAAAAGATAGAAATTATTCCGAGAAATCCTGAGGCAAACCCTATCGCAATCAAAAAAATTCATGAAGCGGATATCATTGTCATCGGGCCGGGAAGTTTATATACCAGTTTGATTCCGAATCTGTTGATTCCGGAAATTCGACTTGCACTGAAAGAAAGCAAGGTTCCGAAAATATATATCTGCAATCTGATGACGGAAAACGGAGAGACACATCACTTAAACACCTATCAACATGTTCAAGTGTTGCAGGAGATAATGGATTGTCGATTGGATTATGTGTTGTTAAACAATCGCAGCATATCTGAACAAGCAAAAGACAACTATCGCAAAGAAGAAAAACAGTTTTTGTATGCGCAGGAAGAAGATATTATCAAAATCAATCGTTTGGGGATTCAAACCATTCGCGGAGACTTTGTGGTAGAAACGGAATATGGTGCAATTATGCACGATAGCGAAAAAGTTTCAAAAATAATTTTAAGTATTTTGACAAAAGGAATATAA
- a CDS encoding transcription repressor NadR, which translates to MIVLQGKERREDILRRLIETDKPLNGTDLAKIFDISRQVIVQDIAILRAENHPIISTNRGYIFGQQESRPHRTFCVKHTREETLDELNLIVDEGGHVLNTTVEHDLYGQITVEMFLKNRRDVKEFMKQLDETKSVLLTSLTDGLHFHTVTAETEEDLDRIEESLKERGFYVDLIEE; encoded by the coding sequence GTGATTGTTTTGCAAGGAAAAGAGAGAAGAGAAGATATTCTAAGAAGATTGATAGAAACGGACAAACCGTTGAACGGAACGGATTTGGCAAAGATATTTGATATTTCCAGACAAGTCATTGTTCAGGATATTGCAATCTTGCGTGCAGAAAATCACCCTATTATTTCTACCAACAGAGGCTATATCTTCGGACAACAGGAGAGCAGACCGCATCGTACATTTTGTGTGAAGCATACACGAGAAGAGACGCTTGACGAATTGAATCTGATTGTGGATGAGGGCGGTCATGTGCTCAATACAACCGTAGAGCATGATCTTTATGGACAGATTACCGTAGAAATGTTTTTGAAAAATCGTCGAGATGTAAAAGAATTTATGAAACAACTTGATGAAACAAAATCCGTTCTGCTGACTTCCTTGACCGACGGATTGCACTTTCATACCGTAACCGCAGAAACGGAAGAGGATTTGGACAGAATAGAAGAGAGTTTGAAAGAACGAGGATTCTATGTTGATTTGATAGAAGAATAG
- a CDS encoding DUF4418 family protein translates to MKKNIIFEVIILVLGVVLMLTPTMIAPTCGPMPDGKFMKCHWMGQAVIGIGGVETGIGVMMLFVKKKSAKVGLAISNVLLGILAILITTVLIGGCMKPMMTCNTHTKPMILLVSGIFIVVNAFFIWKNKEELSE, encoded by the coding sequence ATGAAAAAAAATATAATATTTGAAGTGATTATTTTGGTTTTGGGAGTTGTTTTGATGTTGACACCGACAATGATAGCACCGACTTGCGGACCGATGCCGGATGGTAAATTTATGAAATGCCATTGGATGGGACAGGCTGTTATAGGGATTGGTGGAGTTGAAACAGGGATTGGCGTTATGATGCTTTTTGTGAAGAAAAAAAGTGCAAAGGTAGGTTTGGCGATATCAAATGTGTTGCTGGGAATTCTTGCAATATTGATTACAACCGTTTTGATTGGCGGATGTATGAAACCGATGATGACTTGCAATACACACACGAAACCGATGATATTGTTGGTGTCCGGAATTTTCATTGTTGTCAATGCGTTTTTCATATGGAAGAATAAGGAAGAGTTGAGTGAATAA
- a CDS encoding cation-translocating P-type ATPase — MEKIRWDRRSVQDVLQEFRISLDAGLNTEQVSENQKKYGWNQLKEANKKTFLSKVADQFKDFLILILLVASVVSFSIGEKTDAMIIVAIVIINAMLGLYQEGKAEKAIEALQKLAAPNANVIRNGVPISVPAEQLVPGDVVVLETGDIVPADLRLVESYNLQIEEASLTGESVASEKRAEDICEEDVSLADRKNMAYASTILTYGRGKGVVVSTGHDTEIGKIAEVIQGYEEESTPLQKKLARLGKQLGIIVLAVCVVVFVIGILQNLPMLDMFMTSVSLAVAAIPEGLPAIVTVVLSLGMGKMASKHAIVKKLPAVETLGTTTVICSDKTGTLTQNEMTVVKVFVDEHILDVEGEGYEADGRICHEKEEVDVETVPTLERLLEITLLANDAKLKRLENGKLGVMGDPTEGALITLANKWDMYSKDYEEAHPRKNELPFDSDRKMMTTFHENIGKNPVVSFTKGAPDVVLSRCSYWGKNNEIVELNEELREKISKVNQKFSKNALRVLALAYHSFEKMPEEITVDEIEKEMIFVGLVGMIDPARAEAKEAIKLCKHAGIIPVMITGDYKETAFAIGQQLGMVEDISQAMMGTELEQYNAEQMREIVKDKRVYARVSPEHKVKIVTALKENGNIVAMTGDGVNDALAIKKADIGIAMGITGTDVAKNTAEVILTDDNFASIVDAVQEGRIIYSNIKKFVSFLLSCNIGEILIVLVSILMKLPVPLLPIQLLWLNLVTDSFPALALGVEKGDEDIMNQPPRDPQEPILDKKTSIRITVQSIAITIATIGAYQYGLHHFTEHSLEGARTIAFVTLILAELLRSYSARSESHTVMSIGMFSNRALTLGTVFSLFMTLIVVYIPFMRTLFHTVFLGAEEWSRIIPFALIPFIVGETYKLFHKSTNRTQV; from the coding sequence ATGGAAAAAATAAGATGGGACAGGCGTTCCGTTCAGGATGTGTTACAAGAGTTTCGAATCAGTCTCGATGCGGGATTGAATACGGAGCAGGTAAGTGAAAATCAAAAAAAATATGGATGGAATCAGTTAAAAGAGGCAAATAAAAAGACATTCCTTTCGAAAGTGGCAGATCAATTCAAAGATTTTTTGATTCTGATATTGTTGGTAGCCAGTGTGGTATCATTCAGTATCGGAGAAAAAACCGATGCGATGATTATTGTTGCCATCGTTATCATCAATGCGATGTTGGGGTTGTATCAAGAAGGAAAAGCGGAAAAAGCGATAGAGGCATTACAGAAATTAGCAGCACCGAATGCAAATGTAATTCGAAACGGAGTGCCGATTTCTGTTCCGGCAGAACAGTTGGTACCCGGGGATGTAGTTGTTTTGGAGACGGGAGACATTGTTCCTGCGGATTTGAGATTGGTGGAAAGTTATAACCTTCAAATTGAAGAAGCTTCTTTGACAGGAGAATCCGTTGCAAGTGAAAAGCGTGCAGAAGATATTTGTGAAGAAGATGTTTCGTTGGCGGATAGAAAGAATATGGCGTACGCCTCCACCATTTTGACCTACGGAAGAGGAAAAGGTGTCGTTGTTTCAACAGGACATGATACAGAAATCGGAAAAATTGCAGAGGTCATTCAAGGCTATGAAGAAGAGTCCACTCCTTTGCAAAAAAAACTTGCTCGTTTGGGAAAACAACTTGGAATTATCGTATTGGCAGTCTGCGTTGTGGTGTTTGTGATAGGAATCTTACAGAATCTTCCTATGTTGGATATGTTTATGACCTCTGTGAGTTTGGCAGTTGCAGCAATTCCCGAAGGGCTTCCTGCTATCGTTACGGTTGTGCTTTCCTTGGGAATGGGTAAGATGGCATCCAAACACGCCATCGTGAAGAAATTACCGGCAGTAGAAACACTTGGAACAACGACTGTCATCTGTTCCGACAAAACAGGAACCTTGACACAAAACGAAATGACAGTAGTCAAAGTGTTTGTAGATGAACATATCCTTGATGTAGAAGGAGAAGGGTACGAGGCGGACGGAAGAATTTGTCATGAAAAAGAAGAGGTTGATGTTGAAACAGTACCGACCTTAGAGAGATTGCTTGAAATAACACTGCTTGCCAATGACGCAAAATTGAAACGATTAGAAAATGGAAAATTAGGAGTAATGGGTGATCCGACAGAAGGAGCGCTCATTACCTTGGCAAACAAATGGGATATGTATTCTAAAGACTATGAAGAAGCACACCCTCGAAAAAATGAACTTCCGTTCGATTCAGATAGAAAGATGATGACAACATTCCATGAAAATATCGGAAAAAATCCTGTTGTTTCCTTTACAAAAGGAGCACCGGATGTGGTGTTGTCTCGCTGTTCCTACTGGGGAAAAAACAATGAAATTGTTGAATTGAATGAAGAACTGAGAGAGAAGATTTCGAAAGTGAATCAAAAATTTTCTAAAAATGCTCTTAGAGTGCTTGCGTTGGCATATCATTCGTTCGAAAAGATGCCGGAAGAGATTACCGTAGATGAGATTGAGAAAGAAATGATTTTTGTCGGATTGGTCGGCATGATTGATCCGGCTCGTGCAGAAGCGAAAGAAGCCATCAAACTTTGTAAACATGCCGGAATTATACCGGTGATGATTACAGGGGACTATAAAGAAACAGCCTTTGCAATAGGACAACAGCTTGGAATGGTAGAGGATATTTCTCAAGCAATGATGGGAACGGAATTGGAGCAGTACAACGCAGAACAGATGAGAGAAATTGTAAAAGATAAACGTGTCTATGCCAGAGTATCTCCTGAACATAAAGTGAAAATTGTGACAGCATTGAAAGAAAACGGAAACATTGTTGCTATGACCGGAGACGGTGTGAACGATGCGCTTGCTATCAAAAAAGCGGATATCGGAATTGCGATGGGAATTACGGGAACAGATGTTGCAAAAAATACCGCAGAAGTGATTTTGACCGATGACAATTTTGCATCAATTGTCGATGCGGTACAAGAAGGACGAATCATCTATTCCAATATCAAAAAGTTTGTTTCCTTCTTATTATCCTGCAACATTGGAGAAATTTTGATTGTCTTGGTAAGTATTTTGATGAAACTTCCTGTTCCGTTGTTACCGATTCAACTGTTGTGGCTCAACTTGGTGACGGACAGTTTCCCTGCATTGGCGCTTGGAGTCGAAAAAGGTGACGAAGATATTATGAATCAACCTCCTCGAGATCCGCAGGAACCGATTTTGGACAAGAAAACTTCCATTCGGATTACAGTACAAAGTATTGCCATCACGATAGCAACGATAGGCGCTTATCAATACGGTTTGCATCACTTCACGGAACATTCTTTGGAAGGAGCAAGAACCATTGCATTTGTTACCTTGATTTTGGCAGAACTGTTGAGATCGTACTCGGCAAGAAGTGAGAGTCATACCGTAATGTCTATCGGAATGTTCTCAAACAGGGCATTGACACTTGGAACAGTATTTTCTCTTTTCATGACACTGATTGTAGTCTATATTCCGTTTATGAGAACCTTGTTCCACACCGTATTCCTCGGAGCGGAGGAATGGAGCAGAATCATACCGTTTGCGTTGATTCCGTTTATTGTAGGCGAAACTTATAAGTTATTCCATAAATCAACAAACCGAACACAGGTATAA
- a CDS encoding ATP-binding cassette domain-containing protein, with protein sequence MDITIHNLSKSYGTSSVLQNINFCFKEGEITFLQGASGIGKTTLIRILMQLESSDTGTVTGLEDKTISAVFQDNLLCESVNVKQNLLLINPNLSYDTMTESMDKMHLHDCLNKKVSSLSGGMKRRVAILRALLYEFDVLIMDEPFKELDFATKKQVMDFVIECTGDKTVIIVTHDTSEYAYFVSQIPCRVNLLSLSK encoded by the coding sequence ATGGACATCACGATTCATAACTTATCAAAATCTTACGGGACTTCCTCTGTTTTACAAAATATCAATTTCTGTTTCAAAGAAGGAGAAATTACTTTTTTGCAAGGCGCTTCCGGAATCGGAAAAACAACGCTGATTCGTATTCTGATGCAATTGGAATCTTCTGATACGGGAACTGTCACCGGACTTGAAGATAAAACAATAAGCGCCGTATTTCAAGATAATCTCTTGTGTGAATCGGTGAATGTCAAACAGAATTTACTGTTAATCAATCCGAATCTTTCTTATGACACGATGACAGAATCTATGGATAAAATGCATCTTCACGATTGTCTGAATAAAAAAGTTTCTTCCCTAAGCGGAGGTATGAAACGAAGGGTTGCGATTCTAAGAGCCTTGTTGTATGAATTCGATGTGTTGATTATGGATGAACCGTTCAAGGAACTGGATTTTGCAACAAAAAAACAGGTGATGGACTTTGTGATAGAGTGCACCGGAGACAAGACCGTAATCATTGTCACACACGATACAAGTGAGTATGCGTATTTTGTTTCACAGATTCCTTGTAGAGTGAATCTCTTAAGTCTATCCAAATAA